A window of the Pogona vitticeps strain Pit_001003342236 chromosome 4, PviZW2.1, whole genome shotgun sequence genome harbors these coding sequences:
- the ADHFE1 gene encoding hydroxyacid-oxoacid transhydrogenase, mitochondrial isoform X2 gives MSLSNIRYGKGVTKEVGMDLQNLGARNVCVVTDKNISQLPPLKAVLDSLTANGINFQIYDNVRVEPSDQSFKDAIEFAKKREFDSYVAVGGGSVIDTCKIANLYASSPESDFLDYVNAPIGKGKPVKVTLKPLIAVPTTAGTGSETTGVAIFDYKELKVKTGIASRAIKPFLGIIDPLHTFHMPERVMANSGFDVLCHALESYTALPYNQRSPCPSNPMNRPAYQGSNPISDVWAIHALRIVSKYLKRAIKNPDDQEARAKMHLASAFAGMGFGNAGVHLCHGMSYPISGLVKNYKAKDYNVDHSLVPHGLSVVLTSPAVFTFTAPMCPERHLEAAQIMGANISTAKMKDSGLILADTLRKFLFDLNVDDGLAALGYSTADIPALVKGTLPQERVTKLSPRSQTEEELSALFEASMKLY, from the exons ATGTCTCTTTCTAATATCCGATATGGAAAGGGTGTTACTAAAGAAGTGGGAATG GATCTGCAGAACTTGGGTGCTAGAAACGTTTGCGTGGTGAcagataaaaatatttctcagCTCCCTCCTCTGAAAGCGGTATTGGATTCTCTAACGGCAAATGGTATAAACTTCCAAATATATGACAATGTAAGGGTGGAGCCATCAGACCAGAG TTTCAAGGATGCCATTGAGTTtgcaaaaaagagggagtttGACTCTTACGTTGCTGTAGGCGGAGGTTCAGTGATAGACACTTGTAAAATAGCCAATCTCTATGCATCCAGCCCAGAGTCAGACTTCTTGGATTATGTCAATGCTCCCATTGGAAAGGGCAAGCCTGTTAAAGTCACTCTTAAGCCACTGATAGCAG ttcCTACAACAGCTGGAACTGGAAGCGAAACTACTGGAGTCGCTATTTTTGATTACAAAGAACTAAAAGTAAAAACTG GCATTGCTTCAAGAGCCATTAAGCCCTTCTTGGGCATCATTGACCCTTTACATACTTTCCATATGCCTGAACGGGTGATGGCTAATAGTGGCTTTGATGTGCTCTG CCATGCCCTCGAATCCTATACTGCTCTTCCGTATAATCAGCGTAGCCCCTGTCCTTCAAATCCAATGAACCGACCAGCTTACCAAGGAAGCAACCCTATCAGTGATGTCTGGGCCATCCATGCATTAAGGATTGTTTCTAAATATTTGAAGAG AGCCATCAAGAATCCAGACGACCAAGAAGCAAGGGCTAAAATGCACTTGGCAAGTGCTTTTGCTGGCATGGGCTTTGGAAATGCTGGTGTACATCTTTG ccATGGCATGTCCTACCCAATTTCTGGCTTGGTGAAGAATTATAAAGCAAAGGATTATAATGTGGATCATTCTTTAGTG CCACATGGCCTTTCTGTTGTCCTCACATCCCCAGCAGTGTTTACTTTCACAGCACCAATGTGCCCTGAACGTCActtggaagctgcccagattATGG GAGCGAACATCAGCACAGCCAAAATGAAAGACTCTGGGCTTATCTTAGCAGACACTCTCCGGAAATTCTTGTTTGATCTGAATGTTGATGATGGCTTAGCTGCTCTTGGTTATTCCACAGCTGATATCCCTGCCTTAGTTAAAGGCACACTGCCTCAG gaaagagtGACTAAATTATCTCCACGTtcccaaactgaagaagaattaTCTGCCTTATTTGAAgcttctatgaaactctattag
- the ADHFE1 gene encoding hydroxyacid-oxoacid transhydrogenase, mitochondrial isoform X1: protein MAGGRERVTHMLKQLYRASCMCPAHSHNYSQGIEKVVSGKTEYAFEMSLSNIRYGKGVTKEVGMDLQNLGARNVCVVTDKNISQLPPLKAVLDSLTANGINFQIYDNVRVEPSDQSFKDAIEFAKKREFDSYVAVGGGSVIDTCKIANLYASSPESDFLDYVNAPIGKGKPVKVTLKPLIAVPTTAGTGSETTGVAIFDYKELKVKTGIASRAIKPFLGIIDPLHTFHMPERVMANSGFDVLCHALESYTALPYNQRSPCPSNPMNRPAYQGSNPISDVWAIHALRIVSKYLKRAIKNPDDQEARAKMHLASAFAGMGFGNAGVHLCHGMSYPISGLVKNYKAKDYNVDHSLVPHGLSVVLTSPAVFTFTAPMCPERHLEAAQIMGANISTAKMKDSGLILADTLRKFLFDLNVDDGLAALGYSTADIPALVKGTLPQERVTKLSPRSQTEEELSALFEASMKLY, encoded by the exons GTATTGAAAAAGTTGTTTCAGGAAAAACAGAATATGCTTTTGAG ATGTCTCTTTCTAATATCCGATATGGAAAGGGTGTTACTAAAGAAGTGGGAATG GATCTGCAGAACTTGGGTGCTAGAAACGTTTGCGTGGTGAcagataaaaatatttctcagCTCCCTCCTCTGAAAGCGGTATTGGATTCTCTAACGGCAAATGGTATAAACTTCCAAATATATGACAATGTAAGGGTGGAGCCATCAGACCAGAG TTTCAAGGATGCCATTGAGTTtgcaaaaaagagggagtttGACTCTTACGTTGCTGTAGGCGGAGGTTCAGTGATAGACACTTGTAAAATAGCCAATCTCTATGCATCCAGCCCAGAGTCAGACTTCTTGGATTATGTCAATGCTCCCATTGGAAAGGGCAAGCCTGTTAAAGTCACTCTTAAGCCACTGATAGCAG ttcCTACAACAGCTGGAACTGGAAGCGAAACTACTGGAGTCGCTATTTTTGATTACAAAGAACTAAAAGTAAAAACTG GCATTGCTTCAAGAGCCATTAAGCCCTTCTTGGGCATCATTGACCCTTTACATACTTTCCATATGCCTGAACGGGTGATGGCTAATAGTGGCTTTGATGTGCTCTG CCATGCCCTCGAATCCTATACTGCTCTTCCGTATAATCAGCGTAGCCCCTGTCCTTCAAATCCAATGAACCGACCAGCTTACCAAGGAAGCAACCCTATCAGTGATGTCTGGGCCATCCATGCATTAAGGATTGTTTCTAAATATTTGAAGAG AGCCATCAAGAATCCAGACGACCAAGAAGCAAGGGCTAAAATGCACTTGGCAAGTGCTTTTGCTGGCATGGGCTTTGGAAATGCTGGTGTACATCTTTG ccATGGCATGTCCTACCCAATTTCTGGCTTGGTGAAGAATTATAAAGCAAAGGATTATAATGTGGATCATTCTTTAGTG CCACATGGCCTTTCTGTTGTCCTCACATCCCCAGCAGTGTTTACTTTCACAGCACCAATGTGCCCTGAACGTCActtggaagctgcccagattATGG GAGCGAACATCAGCACAGCCAAAATGAAAGACTCTGGGCTTATCTTAGCAGACACTCTCCGGAAATTCTTGTTTGATCTGAATGTTGATGATGGCTTAGCTGCTCTTGGTTATTCCACAGCTGATATCCCTGCCTTAGTTAAAGGCACACTGCCTCAG gaaagagtGACTAAATTATCTCCACGTtcccaaactgaagaagaattaTCTGCCTTATTTGAAgcttctatgaaactctattag